In Zingiber officinale cultivar Zhangliang chromosome 1A, Zo_v1.1, whole genome shotgun sequence, the DNA window TAAGAGTTCAAATGCAATCAAGAGTCAACATGAATCTCTAAGAAACCAATGAATTAGATCATAGTTTCTGAGATTTGTCCATGCAGATTAGCAGAAAGGTAGCACTTGGACAAATTATTCATCTTGGTTTTGAACATTCGAGCACATGAAATCATTTGGGTCCTGAAAATTTTTTACCAGTCATCTTCTCTGATTCATAGAGGATGTGATTGATAAGGCCCCTGGCAGCACTGCAtggaaaatggaaaaaaaaaaaagtcatgtCCGAGTGTGCTGAAATGACAAAATGCGCTCCGGTTGTACCAACTTACTCATCCTTCAACTTTTGTATTTTCTCCGGATCAGTTTCATGCATATGTTTTCTGAATTGTTGCCTCACCATGTCGACTACAAGTGCAGTGTTGTGTTGCTGCAAAAAGATACCATTTGCATGAATACTCTATATCCTGAATGCAGCTacagattaaagaaataaaacaagtATCTGAGATCTAAACTTGTATTATATGCCCTGAGATAAACCATGTACAGTGTAGAAAATTCAATCTCCTTATAAACCAAGCAAAATAGGTGCACTAACAAGGGAGAATGGAATGGTGTTCTGTTCAGGAAAGTCACAagaaataaattctttaaaaatatcgAACAAACAAAATATGTGAAGACCAAAACTCAAGTGAGAATTGGTTCATTGACTTGTTAAGCTCAATCGTCAGCCCAAAATGTTGAAGATCAAATTCTTGATAGTTCTCTCATGTAAACCATGTGAGACTAAATTAGGTGTCAAAATCTCCTTCAGTTTAAACATTTATACCGATGCCCTCCTCCAAGTCCCAAATCCCTAGccgataatatgcgttgcttcaTCACACTCTTCTATTAGTTCACACCTTACCCGTATAGTAGTATATACCCTTTAATAAAGCAAAAAAACAATTGTGTCCTGCACCCAACCAAAACCCCAACTTGTTAAAAGTTTAAACATATTATATCTGATTCCTTCCAAAGCTTGTTTGGACAATTAGATGAATTAAAGGAAAGTTGTAGTCATCAATCACACACTGGAAAATTGCATTATCTGACATTCATCCAGATACTAAGAAAGAGAATCAGAAAGCAACTGAATGGATAGCATGTTGAGAAAAAAGGGATGATATGGTAAAAGGTATGTTCAAAATATGGAGTTTTGATCTTAGTGCCTAATTCATCTAACAATTGTCACCATATTTTGTCATTAATGTTGTCATTACTCTGAAGCGTGGATGGTGGAGGAAAAGGAATCAGGGCCAGGGAAAAAAAAATCACTAagggaagagaaggaagagggaggAAAAGGAGAAACACTGATGGGTGGAAGAAAGGAAAGGCGGAAATGATAGGCGAGCTTGCCACCTTCGTGGCTAGGCCGCAAGCTTGCAGCTTCCACGGTTGTGATTTGCAGCCGAGCTGCACTTTCACTGTATGATGGTTGTTAATTACAAGAGTTCATCAGGGGAGTTGTTGTGAGGGTTGTGATTTCGCGCTGTTAATGATGTTGATGAGCGGAGTTCGTTGAGAAAGTTATTGTAGAAGGATAGAAACTCCGTTTCATCTGATTTCGGGTGGACGAAAAAAGTGATCCACAAATGGATCATAAACGAGGGATTCTGTCATGATTTCGGTGAAATCAATCCCTCCCTTCATTTGAGCTCTGGAGTAATCAAAGCATAAGAGACCATTACATTTCTCAATAGCTGATTAACCGAAAGCCTCAGTTAAAACTTCAATTAATGGCACTCTAGAAAGATGGAAGAACGAACTTAACCTGATGACCAACAAAACGTGCTCTTCGCAGGCATTCACGATACAACTACAAATTCGAAGGGGAAAAGGAGTTAGAAAACTACACAGGAAAGTGCAGCGAATTCAGAAATATCAGTCTTTACTCGGATGACGTTGTCGGCGAGCTCAGGAGGTAAAGCGGACTGAAGCGTAGGCATCTCGTTATCCGTAACCTTTCAATTAATCTGAAAGACCAGCAGATTCATTCAATCTTTAATTATGGAGATTAattgcaaaataaaaaaaaaacgaaCAAACCAACATGAAACATAATTATCCATCAATGAAACTAAGTGTCTACAGAGTACAAATCAATGAAAAAaagggaaataaaataaaaagggaaaaggaaacgCTGAAAGGAGACCCTAGAACAGTTTGGACTAGGGTTGAACCTTGATTAAGGATCCTCAGCCTTGATTCTCAATGCTTCTCCACATGTCTCCTCTAGGGAGAAGTTCATGGTCATGGAATCAAGGTCCCATGCGATTGGTTTGCATTTGCGAATTTAGTGGACTTCTTAGATTGTATTGAAACAATTAAGAGGCAAGAGATACAAGTCAGGCTGTATTAACTCTGCTCCTAATTGCAGCTACACTCCTGGACATCTCCCTGAGCTTTTCAGCTTGTCCTCGCTAAACTTATACACTGAAATTGCTGCTTGTTGCTCCAATTCGAGACTTAGCAGGACTCTTGTCAGTACATTAAGATGAGGACTTACAGTGTTATGCCCTTTAGCTGGGCTTGTATTTATGGTTTTGGATGTTGTTCCCCTTAGACACTGGTCCTTTGCGTTGATCAGGTAAGC includes these proteins:
- the LOC122037981 gene encoding uncharacterized protein LOC122037981 → MPTLQSALPPELADNVIRLYRECLRRARFVGHQQHNTALVVDMVRQQFRKHMHETDPEKIQKLKDDAARGLINHILYESEKMTGKKFSGPK